One region of Populus trichocarpa isolate Nisqually-1 chromosome 4, P.trichocarpa_v4.1, whole genome shotgun sequence genomic DNA includes:
- the LOC7477392 gene encoding uncharacterized protein ECU03_1610, with protein MLNLAKAFFPQPPSLFPISSPKVSRVCFTTSASKYNEGRHAAEDDRDRAADYAKRAKETASETFDKTKERAVKAKESSNEMKEKAKGSAEEMKEMAKGSAEETNESARDMAQSAAEKVKEGNYKAAATAERTEEKVKEYAYEAKEKAKEGTERAAGTAGVAGDMAKEGAGKVVETVEIVGEMAKETVKGAWGAAEETTQKIKETAVGKDDDDNDDYKREKSLEYRRRAASGE; from the exons ATGCTCAATCTCGCAAAAGCCTTCTTCCCCCAGCCCCCTTCTCTCTTCCCCATTTCCTCGCCTAAAGTCTCACGGGTCTGCTTCACTACCTCTGCCTCCAAATATAACGAG GGACGGCATGCAGCGGAAGATGATAGAGACCGAGCTGCAGATTACGCTAAGAGAGCGAAAGAAACTGCAAGTGAAACCTTTGACAAAACCAAAGAGCGAGCGGTGAAGGCGAAAGAAAGCTCCAATGAAATGAAAGAGAAGGCAAAAGGGAGTGCAGAGGAGATGAAAGAGATGGCGAAAGGGAGTGCAGAGGAGACAAATGAAAGTGCCAGAGACATGGCACAGTCTGCTGCTGAAAAGGTTAAAGAAGGTAACTACAAGGCAGCGGCGACAGCGGAGAGAACGGAAGAAAAAGTGAAAGAGTATGCATATGAAGCGAAGGAGAAGGCTAAAGAAGGGACGGAGAGAGCGGCGGGTACTGCGGGAGTGGCAGGGGATATGGCAAAGGAGGGGGCTGGTAAGGTGGTTGAGACGGTGGAGATTGTGGGAGAGATGGCGAAAGAGACGGTGAAAGGAGCATGGGGTGCTGCGGAGGAAACTACACAGAAGATAAAAGAGACTGCGGTGGgcaaagatgatgatgataatgatgattatAAGAGGGAGAAGAGTTTGGAGTACAGGAGGCGTGCTGCTTCCGGAGAGTGA